The sequence CCCGCCGGCTATCACACCCTCACCCCGGGATTCTGCGTCCGCGGCGCCCTCGAAGCGCTCGACTTCTACAAGAAGGCCTTCGGCGCCACCGAGCGCATGCGCATGATGAAGCCCGGCGGAACGACGCTCGCCCACGCGGAGCTGAAGATCGGGGATTCGCTCTTCATGCTGGGCGAGGAAGACCCCGCCATGGGCGCCAAGTCGGCGCAGACGATAGGTGGGAGTTCGGTCAACTTCTACATCTACGTCAAGGCGGTGGACGCCGCGGTCGAGAAGGCGCTGGCCGCGGGCGCCAAGGCGGTCATGCCCGTCACCGACATGTTCTGGGGCGATCGGATCGGTGGCGTGGAGGATCCGTACGGTCAGAAGTGGACGCTAGCCACCCACAAGGAGAACGTGGCGCCGCGCGAGATGCAAAAACGGGCGGAAGCCTTCTACGCGCAGGCGGCCGGCTCTCACTAGCTCAAGGTGACCATGCGCGAGATCCACACCTCCGCCATCGCGGACGCCGTCAAGAAGCTCTGCATCGAGGCCAACCACGGCCTCGAGCCCGACATGCTGCGCGCCTTCGATCGGGCGCTGGGCACCGAGCGCTCGCCCGCGGGCCGGCATGTCCTGCAGATCCTCAAGGAGAACGCCGAGCTCGCCTGGACGAAGAAGATCCCGTACTGCCAGGACACGGGCTTCGTGATCTGCTTCATCGAGCTCGGACAGGACGTTCACGTGACGGGGGGAAGCCTGTCCGACGCCATCAACGAGGGCGTGAGGCAGGGCTACACGGAGGGCTATCTCCGAGCATCGATCGTCCGTTCGCCCTTCGACCGCGTGAACACGGGAGACAACACGCCGGCCGTGATCCACATGGACGTGGT comes from Candidatus Methylomirabilota bacterium and encodes:
- a CDS encoding VOC family protein yields the protein MAKAKAKARKKAKRPAPPRAKKATVAVPGAPAGYHTLTPGFCVRGALEALDFYKKAFGATERMRMMKPGGTTLAHAELKIGDSLFMLGEEDPAMGAKSAQTIGGSSVNFYIYVKAVDAAVEKALAAGAKAVMPVTDMFWGDRIGGVEDPYGQKWTLATHKENVAPREMQKRAEAFYAQAAGSH